A stretch of Dysidea avara chromosome 5, odDysAvar1.4, whole genome shotgun sequence DNA encodes these proteins:
- the LOC136255110 gene encoding matrilin-3-like has product MNHWSNLAARIEVYRKIKSLILTASGEFGGVMDILQSITLYELVVTCPPLTAPDNGDIDCSLGGDGEANLGDTCTFTCDDGYELGGSTSRTCGDEGSWSGTDTTCTIECENSGIDLVFVLDGSGSITATRFQLIREFVESVSDTLTIGLQDSLVGVIVFSGSVSIEFNLQQHTSKATLLPAINPGIPYPTGGTNTAAALQLLLSSAQDGTMGVRNGHTQIAIVVTDGRSNNRRRTTAAADALHAAGIYQVYAAGLGGADIVELNAIASDPSLVFFTDEFDMDTVIELTENFTQTICKEETCQPLTTPENGDIDCSLGNDGQPSLGDTCTFTCDDGYELSGSNNRTCQIDGSWSGTDTVCTREL; this is encoded by the exons ATGAATCATTGGTCTAATTTAGCAGCAAGAATTGAAGTATATAGGAAAATAAAGTCTCTGATTTTGACTGCAAGTGGAGAGTTTGGAGGTGTAATGGACATTCTTCAGTCAATAACATTGTATGAATTAg TAGTAACATGTCcaccacttactgctcctgataatggagatattgattgttcactgggaggaGATGGAGAAGCTAATCttggagacacttgtaccttcacatgtgatgatggttatgaacTAGGAGGTAGTACCAGTAGAACATGTGGAGATGaagggagctggagtggtactgaCACTACTTGTACAATAG AATGTGAAAATTCTGGCATTGATTTGGTTTTTGTATTGGATGGTTCTGGAAGTATTACAGCAACTCGATTCCAGTTGATAAGAGAATTTGTTGAAAGTGTATCTGATACTCTGACCATTGGTCTACAAGATAGCTTAGTTGGAGTGATAGTGTTTAGTGGTAGTGTATCTATCGAATTTAATCTACAGCAACACACCAGTAAAGCAACTCTTTTACCTGCTATCAATCCTGGTATACCATACCCCACTGGAGGAACTAACACAGCAGCTGCTTTACAGCTTCTGTTATCTAGTGCACAAGATGGTACAATGGGAGTGAGAAATGGACATACCCAAATTGCTATTGTTGTGACTGATGGAAGATCTAATAATCGAAGGAGGACAACAGCTGCTGCTGATGCTCTTCATGCAGCTGGTATCTATCAGGTTTATGCTGCAGGATTGGGTGGTGCTGACATTGTTGAACTGAATGCCATTGCTAGTGACCCCTCACTTGTGTTCTTCACAGATGAGTTTGATATGGACACTGTTATTGAGTTAACAGAAAACTTCACTCAGACGATATGCAAAGAAGAAA CATGTCAACCACTTACTACTCCTGAAAATGGAGATattgattgttcactgggaAATGATGGACAACCTAGTCttggagacacttgtaccttcacatgtgatgatggttatgagCTAAGTGGTAGTAACAATAGGACATGTCAGATTGATGGAAGCTGGAGTGGTACTGACACTGTGTGTACACGAG AACTATAG
- the LOC136255111 gene encoding P-selectin-like, with translation MAWHKQEDSFYTFYALLQALCAVYSEELGGVITITCPPLVDAPRNGDIDCSLGDDGEANPGDSCTYTCDNGFGLQDGSTTRTCQNDGTWSGTEPRCRRGRVCPTLMAPDNGMIDCSLGDDGAATNGDTCTVTCNDGFTLRGDATRTCQITRRRIRWVGDEARCVSGRVCPTLMAPDNGMIDCSLGDDGAATNGDTCTITCNDGFTLRGDATRTCRINRRRMDWNGDEARCVSERACPPLMAPENGMIDCSLGDDGAATNGDTCTVTCNNGFTVRGDATRTCQITRRRNRWLGDEARCVQAEPMCRPLTAPDNGMIDCSLGSDGVPTVGDRCIFSCDEGFEREGSRRRVCQLQNGRPVWSGRRTTCVEVEVTCPVLSAPDNGQISCSPGSDSVGDTCTFTCDDGFEISGTQSRTCQDDGTWNGADDTVCTVTTCPVLSAPDNGQISCSPGNDSPGDTCTFTCDDGFEISGTESRTCQDDGTWNGADDTVCTVTTCPVLSAPDNGQFSCSPENDSPGDTCTFTCDDGFEISGTQSRTCQDDGNWDGVDDTLCTVITCLVLSAPDDGQISCSPGNDSPGDTCTFTCDDGFKISGTQSRTCQDDGTWNGADDTVCTIITCPVLSAPENGQISCSPGIDSPGDTCTFTCDDGFEISGTQSRTCQDDGTWNGVDDTECTVITCPVLSAPENGTINCSPGNDSPGDTCTLTCDDGFEISGTQSRTCQDDGTWNGADDTVCTVITCPVLSAPDNGQISCSPGNDSPGDTCTFTCDDGFEISGTQSRTCQDDGNWNGADDTVCLVTTCPILSAPDNGQISCSPGNDSPGDTCTFTCDDGFEIEGTQSRTCQDDLTWSGFDDIYCLGCFDIGSITVSTVTRRTTATITFSSHQDATFTCQLDGGAVEPCTSPKMYTELSVGRHSITLVSTCPGETKGISNTSTFRIRG, from the exons ATGGCCTGGCATAAACAGGAAGATTCATTCTACACATTCTATGCTTTGTTACAGGCACTGTGTGCCGTATATAGTGAAGAACTGGGTGGTG TGATAACGATAACATGTCCCCCACTTGTTGATGCTCCTCGTAATGGAGATattgattgttcactgggagatgacgGAGAAGCTAATCCTGGAGACTCTTGCACTTACACATGTGATAATGGTTTTGGACTGCAAGATGGTAGTACCACTAGGACATGTCAGAATGATGGTACCTGGAGTGGAACAGAGCCTAGGTGTAGACGAG GTCGTGTATGTCCCACTCTAATggctcctgataatggaatgattgactgttcactgggagatgatggagctGCTACTAATGGAGACACTTGCACCGTTACATGCAATGATGGGTTTACTCTACGTGGTGATGCTACAAGAACATGTCAAATTACACGTCGTCGGATAAGATGGGTTGGTGATGAAGCCCGCTGTGTATCAG GTCGTGTATGTCCAACTCTAATggctcctgataatggaatgattgactgttcactgggagatgatggagctGCTACTAATGGAGACACTTGCACTATTACATGTAATGATGGATTTACTCTACGTGGTGATGCTACAAGAACATGTCGAATTAATCGTCGTAGGATGGATTGGAATGGTGATGAAGCCCGCTGTGTATCAG AACGTGCATGTCCACCACTAATGGCACCGGAAAATGGAATGATTGACTGTTCACTGGGAGACGATGGAGCTGCTACTAATGGAGATACTTGTACTGTCACATGTAATAATGGGTTCACTGTACGTGGTGATGCTACAAGAACATGTCAAATTACACGTCGTCGGAACAGGTGGCTTGGTGATGAAGCCCGTTGTGTACAAG CTGAGCCTATGTGTCGACCACTTACTGCTCCTGACAATGGCATGattgattgttcactgggaAGTGATGGAGTTCCTACTGTTGGAGATCGCTGCATATTCTCCTGTGATGAAGGTTTTGAGCGAGAGGGTAGTCGAAGAAGGGTTTGTCAACTTCAAAATGGTAGACCTGTATGGAGTGGCCGCAGAACTACCTGTGTTGAAG TTGAAGTAACATGTCCGGTACTttctgctcctgataatggacaGATTAGTTGCTCACCAGGAAGTGATAGTGTAGGAGACACATGTACattcacatgtgatgatgggtTTGAAATTAGTGGTACTCAGAGTAGGACCTGTCAAGATGATGGAACCTGGAATGGTGCAGATGATACTGTGTGTACAG TTACAACATGTCCGGTACTTTCTGCTCCTGACAATGGACAGATCAGTTGCTCACCAGGAAATGATAGTCCAGGAGACACATGTACattcacatgtgatgatgggtTTGAAATTAGTGGTACTGAGAGTAGGACCTGTCAAGATGATGGAACCTGGAATGGTGCAGATGATACTGTGTGTACAG TTACAACATGTCCGGTACTTTCTGCTCCTGACAATGGACAGTTCAGTTGCTCACCAGAAAATGATAGTCCAGGAGACACATGTACattcacatgtgatgatgggtTTGAAATTAGTGGTACTCAGAGTAGGACCTGTCAAGATGATGGAAACTGGGATGGTGTAGATGATACTCTGTGCACAG TTATAACATGTCTGGTACTTTCTGCTCCTGATGATGGACAAATTAGTTGCTCACCAGGAAATGATAGTCCAGGAGACACATGTACattcacatgtgatgatgggtTTAAAATTAGTGGTACTCAGAGTAGGACATGTCAAGATGATGGAACCTGGAATGGTGCAGATGATACTGTGTGTACAA TTATAACATGTCCGGTACTTTCTGCTCCTGAAAATGGACAGATTAGTTGCTCACCAGGAATTGATAGTCCAGGAGACACATGTACattcacatgtgatgatgggtTTGAAATTAGTGGTACTCAGAGTAGGACATGTCAAGATGATGGAACCTGGAATGGTGTAGATGATACTGAGTGTACAG TTATAACATGTCCGGTACTTTCTGCTCCTGAAAATGGAACAATTAATTGCTCACCAGGAAATGATAGTCCAGGAGACACATGTACATTGACATGTGATGATGGGTTTGAAATTAGTGGTACTCAGAGTAGGACCTGTCAAGATGATGGAACCTGGAATGGTGCAGATGATACTGTGTGTACAG TTATAACATGTCCAGTACTTTCTGCTCCTGATAACGGACAGATTAGTTGCTCACCAGGAAATGATAGTCCAGGAGACACATGTACattcacatgtgatgatgggtTTGAAATTAGTGGTACTCAGAGTAGGACATGTCAAGATGATGGAAATTGGAATGGTGCAGATGATACTGTGTGTTTAG TTACAACATGTCCAATACTTTCTGCTCCTGACAATGGACAGATTAGTTGCTCACCAGGAAATGATAGTCCAGGAGACACATGTACattcacatgtgatgatgggtTTGAAATTGAAGGTACCCAGAGTAGGACCTGTCAAGATGATCTGACTTGGAGTGGTTTCGATGATATTTACTGTTTAG GTTGTTTTGATATTGGAAGTATCACCGTAAGCACTGTCACAAGAAGAACTACAGCGACCATAACATTTTCATCGCACCAAGATGCCACTTTTACGTGCCAGTTGGATGGTGGAGCTGTAGAGCCTT GCACAAGTCCTAAAATGTACACAGAATTAAGTGTTGGACGTCATTCAATCACTTTGGTGTCCACATGTCCTGGTGAAACAAAAGGAATATCCAATACATCAACATTCAGGATCCGTGGATAA